A single window of Aphidius gifuensis isolate YNYX2018 linkage group LG1, ASM1490517v1, whole genome shotgun sequence DNA harbors:
- the LOC122858419 gene encoding GATA zinc finger domain-containing protein 14-like, whose protein sequence is MVDLVKFILAINLISVPVGSIVFECDWVLAVVIDIHQSKNFDSGSLLLIGEPTHLSSSLSLRANALQNTENNQIVQNDLDQVHTDLHDGRNDANSVINNEIVENDLQNRQNIDHDNANNEIVENDLQNRQNIDHDNANNEIVENDLQNRQNIDHDDANNEIVENDLQNRQNIDHDDANNEIVENDLRNRQNIDHNDANNENERDENRPFSHEVDGIQVGDNIDRSNPRVWTHLHGAVYIKQAKLRRLCLDGKAEKRNLARSVSRQLMNMLVPRDVLAVHSLSGKSSPAFPDKPPLPRIDSRITEAIFQYIKKEIMPNAVRADCNAGITGICADAAKTCRRRRNRNAN, encoded by the exons ATGGTTGatttagttaaatttattttagcaattaatttgatttctGTGCCTGTTGGTTCAATTGTGTTTGAGTGTGACTGGGTGTTAGCCGTTGTG ATTGATATTCATcagtcaaaaaattttgattcgGGTTCTCTACTCTTGATTGGTGAGCCTACACATCTATCATCTTCTTTATCTCTTCGTGCAAATGCCCTCCAAAACACCGAAAATAATCAG ATCGTTCAAAATGATTTAGATCAGGTACATACTGATTTACATGATGGACGAAATGATGCCAATagtgttattaataatgag ATTGTTGAAAACGATTTACAAAACAGACAAAATATCGATCACGATAATGCTAATAAtgag ATTGTTGAAAACGATTTACAAAACAGACAAAATATCGATCACGATAATGCTAATAAtgag ATTGTTGAAAACGATTTACAAAACAGACAAAATATCGATCATGATGATGCTAATAAtgag ATTGTTGAAAACGATTTACAAAACAGACAAAATATCGATCATGATGATGCTAATAAtgag ATTGTTGAAAATGATTTACGAAACAGACAAAATATCGATCATAATGATGCTAATAAtgag AATGAACGAGATGAAAATAGACCATTTTCTCATGAAGTAGATGGGATTCAAGTAGGAGATAACATCGATCGTTCAAATCCTCGG gtttGGACTCACTTACATGGAGCAGTATATATCAAACAAGCAAAACTTCGTCGTCTTTGTCTGGATGGGAAAGCTGAAAAAAGGAACTTAGCCAGATCAGTCAGTCGACAACTTATGAACATGCTGGTACCAAGAGACGTACTAGCTGTCCATTCGTTGTCTGGCAAAAGTTCCCCAGCTTTTCCAGATAAACCCCCTTTACCGCGAATTGATTCACGGATTACTGAAGCGATTTTTC agtatatcaaaaaagaaattatgcCCAATGCAGTAAGAGCAGACTGCAATGCTGGCATTACTGGCATCTGTGCTGATGCAGCTAAAACTTGCAGACGACGTCGTAATAGAAAtgccaattaa